gcgtgttgaacgtgcttgcatgttttgcagcgcgggaggttgcagggtcgtgctcccgtgtacggggtgctggttttgctgattttggcattgaccaaggagtgtgctaggttttttgcgcgtcggtatgtcacctgcaTATCACCGGTGTGTCACCTGGgaatacaggtgacataccgacgtgcaaaaaacctagcagactccttggtcaatgccaaaatcagaaAAAccagcaccccgtacacgggagcacgaccctgcaacctcccgcgctgcaaaacatgcaagcacgttcaacacgctaactccatcaaaagcactgcaaGCAATTACACCCGCctcgttaaccacgcattcacatgcacaagctccaatgtcatatactgcattgaatgcggtgactgctctatgcaatataTCGGTGAAACctgccaacaaatgaacaacctcCTTACCGGACACaaaaccgacacgtccaacaaactctcCAAAGCAGTcaccgaacactttaacgttcctggtcacaattttgacaacattaaactatatattctagaaaccgggtttagatccacacgtgacagacgtgatagggagtgttatctcatatacaagttcaacgctcttcacctgtccggtatcaacaaatcacaaggcaccctagaaacacttcacaaataaaatatgcttttcccttctatctccattatcatctgttatgttctgcatggccactgctttctgctttctttattgcatgccacttTGTATTagtaatataaaaaaaatgaaagaaacccTTGCTCGCTCTGGAATTTTTCCCCCCGTAACCActgacctccttatctttcgctatgcttgcaaattcttgcctgttgtcccgtttcgtccacgtgtccgTGAACaacccatttttctgtaaccggtctggagcctagatcCCTACGTTCAggtaatcccctccacactctaacaaagcagccattcactccggccgtagaagcccgtacggaccctttcttccctccgggctgttgacccacaattcgcatgaacctttaaacacgtcacacctaaccctttaaataccatgccaatgatgaggacggtgcccagaagaagaacagtctctttccgaaatatcggcggcttctgtcctgaggcaactcccttcctacatctctaccggttcgctggatttctacccatctacgttgcCAAAATTTGTTGGTTATGAACATGAATTGTAAATCTTGAAGTGCTTCAACCCAATGACACAGAACAATGGCTTCTTGAAACAGTgacacaacatgacaccaaggGACTGAACTGCACACTGACACTGATGTATTGCGAAGCAATAAGGGCGCACGATAGGATGAGGTAAAGTGAATTTGGTGAAACCCATCTGATTTAACTGTGCCCTTAGGTTAGGAAAAAAGGCTGAGTGGAGTGCATGTGACGAATGCCTCTTCAGTAGTCTGTCAGGATGCATGCAACTACACGACACTCACTCAGAAACAGAAGGGTCCGTCCGCAAACCATGTGGGCTACTGGAGTCACCTGGCCCACTGTCTGAATGCGAAGCTGCATCTGATTCATTGCTTGGGCTGTTGGGAAGGTTTTCACATCGGCATTACAAATCAGAAGTAACATACAGTACTGTGAAGAGGAAGCAGCAGAGCAAGGTACCTATTGCAATTACCTCTACTGCTATCTTAGTAGACCTAAGCAGGTTAAAGCAGCTGGAAACAATAGGCAGCTCTCTTTGGAACAGACAAAGTGCAGATTCAGAAAAATGTGTGTTTGTTGCACAGTGTCACAAGGTTTGCTTTCTTGTGCATTTTGGAGAAAATATGGCAGCATTTCCATCTCTGAATGCTCTGGCAAAACAAACGTTCCATTTCTACACATCACTGACAAGAGAACAGCCAATAGTTGGAGAAGGCTTCCCCTCAGCCATGGGACAGAGTAGATGAACTGTACATTAGTTTGGCATCAGTGTGCAGAGACAGATTCACAGTACTAGATTGAAAACATAAAGGCTGCTTAAAGTTTCAGTGCTGGAGGGTCACTGGATGTGCACTTTATGTGTGTACTTACTCATCAGTTGGAAGACTGTAAGAGCTATCAGTTTCAGTGAGCTCTTGATCGGTTATGCCGCTGCACAGACTGTCGAACTCCTGCCTGTACTGTGCGTGTAGAGAGCTGACACTGCAGGCACTGAGTGGGAGCAAAGTAAAGACATTTCATAAGTTACCTGACAAACGTGCAGCTATATTCCAGTCGTCCGGATTGAAACTAACGAATGTAGGTGAAGACCCAATTAAACTTTTACTCACATATCAACTGGAAGATCATCAGAGCTAACACTCTGGATGTGCTGGTGGGATGTTATGCTGCTGTCAGAAGAGTGATCAAATGGATAGGTGATGTTACTGCCACTGGGCGGGAGCAAAGTAAAAGCATGTTACAAGCtatgatgatgtgatgtgaagctATCTGAGTGATGTATACAGAATGGAACTATGCCTGAGAGAAACCAACATGAACAGAACCTGAAATTTCAGGCAGTAACCTGAGACTTGCCTAAAATTCATTCAAGAAGCTGGGTCATTTAGAACAAAAACCTAAAGCATTTGCATGTGTCAATATCTCCTGAAAATATCAGGCTCTCCTGACAATCGACATAAAACATAGCTCTATGTATGTGCGTAACTTGCAAGCGGGGATCTTAGGTTAATGCTGCGTAGTTTCTCCCACCAAGCCCTAGGCCTGTCTCGAATGAATGaacacaagcagcacaatatacaGGTTGGTGGCCTGTTTGCACAGGCAATGTACTTGTCTAGCAAGTGCCTTAACAGTGCTGCGCTTCAACATATCTACCCGTCCACCACTATGCACTCGAATGttactgtgctgcttggggaactTGTCCATATGAGGGCTTCGTTTTGGGGTACAAATACTGACCGGATTATGGCACCTATGTATTTTGTGCAGTCACCACGAACAACACAGTACCCAATGTACTACAATTTTAACTGTAACGTTACGACTGCTTTAATTACAGTCGTTTTTCTCAAACTCCTCGAAAACCGAAGTTTTCGCGTCGTATCATTATTGTCGTTTGTCCAGTGAGGAGTTATCTTTGCGGTGGAGTAAGGTATCCCACTGCATATGTACTGGTCTGGCTAACACGATTTCTAACCAGTTACGAACACCAGCAATAGCTCAACTTACTCTGCGCATGATGCCGGCGGGAAAGGCCTCGTCAAGTGCCCATGATCGTTGTATATTGCGCCGTGGGCGCGCTTCGCTTTCGGTGTAGCTTCGTCACTGCTTGGATAGTCGCTGCCGTACAGTTCTCGCAGTTGGTCTGCGATTTTTTTCCGTCGTGCTCTTTAACGCTGACGTAGCGAGTGATTGGGACACTCGCCACTCATTTTAACATAGCGCAACAATTTTATGCAACAGGTgaggtgatgatgacgatgatatgagGTGGGTGATATTATCGAAACATTCGATAGTATCGATAGTGTTTGACTATCGACTGTCCAACTATGTGAACCGGAATTTCGGTAGCATCAGGATAGTTTTTTCGAACTATCgattcaggttcaggttcgatAGTATCGTGACATATAGGTGGTGCTGTTCTCCGATCCTCACGTCGCTTGAGTCAAGTCAATCCAGCACACCTGAATTCACGTTTCGCTCCTGCATAGCTTTAGTTTGTTTCTTTCGAAAACTAAACTTTCCTAGAGCAAGGCGACAATAGAAACGGACAAGGACAAGTACGACGCATTTGCGTAGCtttgcgtcgtcgttgtctgtGTCCCTTTCTATTGTCGTCTTGCTCTACCAATCGGTCCCATACACTCTGTGTCTACTAAACTTCATTTTGCATTACGAAGTTTGCGGTTCGCTCCTGCAAACTAGGTTGTCCATTACGAATTGAACACTTTATTCATGTTCCTTTTAAAAACGAAACCGTGCTTTTCGCTGATGCAAACTATTGATAGTTTTGTCTCTCGCAATTTCAAAGTTGAACATATTTCCATCGGAATCAAAACCGCAGTTCGACGATCGCGTTTCGCTCTTGATTTGTCGTTACCTATCCGGGTGGGGGGTACATTATGAAAACGAAGGGAAAGTTAGGTGCAGCAAGCGTGATGGTGAgatgacgatccatgacttgaaaacccgagactaggtaGGGATGATATCAGACAAACACAaaccctacctcgtctcgggttttcaagtcataggtacattaccgtattttcacgcgtattagccgcggcttatgcgcactttgtttttctcacgggcgccctgcggcttatccaccggtgcggcttatctggtgactattttttcctgttattttccccatacgccgattttaacgaaagggccgacagtgtctctggaacagcactgccctgccgatgcacgaacagtgcgtaacagggacgggtccacattcgagtagattgatcttcctggtgcatccccccaagcagctttagtgattcacgtcttctggaagatcactgacccatcagtccacgaaaaacacccgacaagggcacaatccgatcttggtagaactccagaactgatctcctctgttgtacactgtgccgatcccggagtatggaccacagggtttatggccttctctatggtctgctttttcgcacaaatcagtcgtctcgtattgcccgcggcttatatgcgggtgcggcttatctgccagaaaattttcaaaacgtcccaaaaaacgcgtcctgcggcttatctgcgttGCGGTTtatacgtgtgaaattacggtaattacgaagttcatgaaatatgaaatatcCGAGTATTATACATCTACACTGCATTTGGGCACTTAAATGGGATTAGGCACTTAAAAGTGGGCATTTCTGAGGAGTTAATGGTCCTTATGTGACAAGCCCGTAAACCGTGACAGTAACAAACTATATGAAGGCAGTGCCTCAGGATGAGAACCCAGAAGAATGGcctagaagaagaacagtctgttcgaaatatcggcggctctcgtcctgggGCACTGGACTTGATGCTTCCTTACCGGTTCACAGTATTTCTACCCGTGTACATATAAACTATACTCATATAGTTTGACAGCTTATGCGACTGCTCTGATTAATGTCAGCCATATGCATAGAGCACAACAATCCATTaaattgcttttttttctgctttgttggtTTAAGCAGAGGTTCCCCTCTGTTTTCAGGACAGTTCCTGTGTTTTGTGTAATCGATTTTTCATGCtaacaatccgaaactattccAAAATATCAATACTGTGCAACTGTAAATAAAAGTATTCGATTACATTGATAATAAAACTCTGAGCAGTGACTTCTACATTTTTGCAGCAAGCGGGTTTGGACTGTGTACagcttactatcgatagttttcagCAAATACTATCCATAGTCAAATGAATCCCCCACCACAAGCGTTCAAGTCGCTTGCTTGCAGTTTACCATGCTTTGGCCGGTGCGGGCAGACTGAGAGCCGGTTTCACCTAactttttaaataaacatttgaaagatccaccagctagcctgcatctacgccattctatATGTTTTTAAGTGTAAGGTTTTGACGATTTGTTATTAACGGTGGATGGTTCATTTTTATTGTGGATTTATTTAAGCGTATATTTTTAAAGTTTAGTTTTGACGGTGGATACTTAAACGTTTATTCCTTAGCGTTTATTTTTAACAGTTCCAAATAAGCTACACCACCTACGCCCGCAGCCTTGTTTTGAGCCTAGCAGTCTGGCAACATGGatctcaatcatcatcatcattcccaTAGTTACATAGCACAGCACATGTGATGGCTCAACATACGGAAGTTTGGAAGTTAACGAAAGAAGTCATTCCGTCGTGTCtgtttgcttttcgtttttcgTTTTGTTGTTTCTTGTGCCCCGAAACGTATGGCAGAGCACGGGAAGTTTTCCGTCGTGCATTTTAAGACAGGGAACACTTTAGAAGTTGTGCCCTCGTGCTGGGTCACGGCAGACAACAAGTCGTGTTGGTGGCCGCCATATTCAAAATCCCGGGTACTTCGTTCAATCAAGGCTTGCGAGCCAGTGGTGCAGACAACGTGGGAAGTTTTCTCAAACATCCGGCGGCTCTTCCGTGGAAGTAAGTAATGGCCCAACCTTTATGCAGTGTTTAAATATGTAATGAAAGTAACGGAGGCCTATCTAGgagaggacctcgatattcccggttgcgaaatccaaTTCACGACGGAACAGCATGTTTGTTAATTGTTAGGTTAGTCCTGAACAACGAGAAATGAATAAGTTAGTCCTATTTAGTTGTATTTGTCTGAATAGGTTAGTCCAAGATCGGTTTTGCATTGTTATGTCCAGgttaagttcgctgttggcagtttcccgcgagTGTCTGTGCATTGAAAAGCAGATTACCGTTTATTTACAGATTAACTGTAGTTTATTTTCCAGTATTTTGTACCATTTAAGGTGGTCGACATGCATTTGCACAGTTACTCCTGGTTGCTCTGCAAGTGTTCTTGTCTTACAATGACATGCATAGCTAGTGTGAATAAACTCTGTATTTCTGATGTTTCAGCCTATGAGCAGGCTACCAGAGAATGCGAAAACCTCAGATATATAACAGACTTGTCACAGTCGAGTGACTGTGGTGATTCGCCAGCTGCACCAATAAGGGCTGCGTCTGATTCCGAGGATGAGTGGAGAGATGAAGGTGGTGTGGTGCATTTTTCGCCTGTCATTTCTTTTTTGCGTACACCGTAATCATGTTTGTCTTGGAAGTAATTTCTGGTTTCACAGTTACTGTCGACTTCACATTTCAGAACCAAACAGCAACAGTCTCGGGGCCAGTCCTGGCGAAGCTCAAAGGCATGCCAGCTCGCGACGTGGGTCACTAGCCTCAGGTATTGCATTGTAGCTAGTTGTAGTAGCATACAGCAACACCAGTTTAGTGTACTGAAGGCAACCACAACAAGTTAGAAAATTTTATGGGCATTTGTGCAATTCAGCTGCTTTTTTTGGAGACCTCTAAGTGCAGGCAGTATAACGTTTTAGACCCATTCTTGGGGAGCACCTATGTCATAGCCCAATTTTTTATTGTGGGAGGGTTACttctgttcgttttttttttattcaatcACATTCGGAATCAAATGTCTGGGTTTTGTGAGACACTGCTCTCCCCTGTCTCCAACCAGAACAGCACCTTGCTGTGGCACATGCTGCTTATTTGTTGTACGACATTATCAAATGGACTCTCACGGTTGATGTGTGCTCAGCGATCTTTTTTCTCGTTATATTTAGTGAGGACTTCAGACTTCGAACTGTAGCATACTCCCGATATCTACCCCCTGCTATTGGAATATAGTGATTAAATGTTGTTGAAGCTGACAGACTCTTCCACAAGGAGTCCTCAGTTGTGTGCAGTATTGTGTTCAATagcaagaaaaataaaataagcagGCACTGATGGTGCTGAGATGCTCATTTTCATGTCAAAACATGAAACGAAAGCTTGCTGCCTTATCAGTGGAGTCCTTCAACTGGTTCAGTAACCTTGAGCCTTACCTGAACTGCCACCCACCCCCATGTTTTTGCACCTAAAGTCACATGAACATTTTCAATTCCAGCCCACTTCATGTCTGGCAGCGTGCAGTCGGACATAGCAGATAAACTGCTGAGGGTAAATGCTCGTAAGTAGCGCTTTTGGTATTTACCTACTGTACTTGAGCACTTTTGTTGATGTTTGGCGAGTTTTAGGTTTTCACAAGAAGGTGCTTGGGCACCTCGAGCGTCAGATGGAAGAGATCAGGAACAACAGAGAGGAAATCCGCCATTTGAAAATCatgctgcagcagaaaaaacATAGCAGTGCTGTAGTGATCGGTAACATTGAGGGCATGCCGCAGCTGCCATTGCAAACCATGGATGAATTTGACAACATGGAGTCATTCATCACAGAAGACAACAACTTCAGTGCTGTGGTAAAGCCTTCTTCGACATTTCTACAGAATTCTTGTTTTCAGTAATACATCATGGAGTACTATGCTTTAGTTTCGTGATTGAAATAATACCGATGCTGGCAGACTTCAGGGTCTCGTTTTTGTGGCCATGTAGCGCTAACAGAGCAGCGGCCTCTGCTGGAGCTCCCAGTGCTCAGTTCTTGCGCACGCTTCTGTGGTCTACATCATGGTGTCGCCTAGCGTAGACTTGTGACATAGTCCATGTTAAACCCACCTTTTCTCTGCAGATAGCACCTTCCAATGGACTTCTCTTTGTAATTTCCAGGTGCAGTCTCTGCGAAGTGTTGGCGGCCACACCCCGAAAGACCTTACAAGGAGAATCATTAGACAGCTGTTCTCCAAGGAGGTTGCTTCAGTCCTTGTGTACACAGCCCGACAGCCAAATAAGCGGGAATTTCAAGTAACGAAGATATGCCAGGCAGTGTTTAGTACGTGACTTATGATTATTTCTTCAGTGCATAATCTAGATAGGTTTCCAATAATTTGACCAGTGCTTGCCCGTCCTGCCTTTTTGAGGGGTACATGGATATCCAGTGCTGTGATCATGATAGCTGCATTTAAAAGATCATGTATACCACAAACGCTTGCCTCTCTCAAGGGTTAATTGTCACTATTTCCATAGAAGACTGGGCCAGCATGGCACCCTTACTCGTTTTCCGCTGTTGTAGGTTTTTAGATCACCTAGCTGCTTTACATCAGCTGAGGAGTAGTAACAGAACACTGTGGCACTGTCCCCATTTTTTATAATATAAAGGCACTGCCAGCTTACAACTGCTTTAGCTTGATATACCAATCCTTCTGCATTACACATTCCATTTCTCCGCTGTGAAGTACAAAATTAGATGTGGAAAGGGCTCGTGTGTGTGCTCCTCATGTCCGTGCACAGACACAATTCCATGTTAACAATGTCAGTGCGCTAATTTCTGCCTATGTTTCTTTTAGTGGCTGTGAGGACCACGTACACCAATGCAACAAACCTGGAAATCAGGGAAGAGATAGCGAAACAGTTCAGGCAGGCCCCTGGCGACCTACGTAAGCGTAAAAGGTAGGTGTCTCATCCAACCTTTGTCTTTTTATAGCAAACTGAAGAGGTGCACAGCCAAATGAGCAAGGTAGTGCAGTTTGGAAGTGATTGTGATACCCCCACTAGCACTACAGAAAGTTACACAGAGGGAGGTTGACTCACAGTGCCTTCGCTCCGGTCGTGTTGACATGGTCAAAAGCGAAACCATGTGTCTTGCACAATATTGAGTCAAAAGTATGTAAATACGCCCTCTTGTAAAACCCACCTTCTGTGCCCCCAAGGATTAAATTCTGTATAAGCCCCAGGCAACAATCAGAAATCTTTCACGAAATGTCGCATTACGAACACACTTGGTGGCATGGAGGATGACATGTACATAGTGAGTGATGGCTCTGACACTGATGCTCCCTCAAGGATGTGCGTTAATTCGAGTAAATATGGTATTCCAATTTATGGACATAACCAACTACCGAACCTTTGTAGGGGGTGAGAAAGACACCTGGTAGACTGCTTCCAtttattaggagagtttggtcattgggaggagcctgtcttAAAGCGTgccatttgacgtcacacgatgggTGGTGCCAAGGCCAGTGGTTCTGATGTCACGGCGGCTCCCATCTCCAAAACAGAAGGCAGAAGATCActgaatggccaaactctcgtAAACTGCTCTGACTGGTTCATCATCGTGTGTCAACCTATTGGGTGTTTGATGAACCAGCCTGCCAGTTGTTTTTCTCTCCCTCTAGGTTCTGGTGTTGGTTATGTCCATAAATTGGAATATTTTGAATAGTGCTAGTGGGGGTGCCACAATTGCTTCCAAATTGCACTATCTTGCTTATTTTGCTCTATCCAGCACTCGGTAGGTCTCATTTTGCACGCATGCCACACCACCTGTAGGAGCTGGGAGACGCGATATTCACGTAAGGGTGGGCCATATCTTTGCCGGAGAGATGTCATTGTGCAAATAGGCCCTGGCAGCTGCACAACATCTTAAGTGAACTTGTGCCAAACTGTAATCAGCACAGAGGTGCAATTACAGCATCACATGTGTACTTCTGGTGACTAGCtttgaattaaaaaaaatggcTGTGCTTCAGCAGCAAGTTGCACAGCGTGTCGAAGATTTTTGGCGCATGTTAATTAAAGATCCCCAGGTGGCCAAAATTATCCGCAGCCCTCCCCTGCGGTGGCACAGCGTGGTCTGTTTCTCTtgagccataaaaaaaaaaacaatcaacAGCAAGTCACATGCACCTTTGCATGCTTGTCATTTTCAGTTCCCTTATTTTTGTGGTGCCATTGGCCATTGAGGTCACTGTGATGTCACCACCTATGCTATGAAGTCCACGTTGAAATTTTGTTGTATCTGCTAATAAACTTTTCTTTTCAGGCCTGAACCTCCAGTGGGCCTGAACCTCCCGTAGGCCTTTCTGAAACACCACTAGGCCTGAAACTCCCGTAGGCCTTTCTGAAACACCACTGGGCCTGAAACTCCCGTAGGCCTTTCTGAAACACCACTGGGCCTGAAACACCACTAGGCCTGAACACCAGTGGCATTTGTGAATAAACCGTTACATTCACATCATTTCATTTTCTTGCATGCTGCATACTATGACACTGGCTATGCTCAGGCAGACATGAAACTCTAGAATATGCCGTCTGTGCAGACGTCGCTGTAACGCTGCAACGTCATTAGAACAGGCGTGGGATCAGTGTCGGAATGCTGCTGGGCAGACGATATCTGAACAGTGTGAGGGCATACATTGTACTAACGTTGGAACATTGTTGGGGCAGATGTTGATGTAATGTCGGAGCAGTGTCCACGCAAACGTGGGATCAGCATATAGGCGGCACATGTTGCTCAAATGTCAGAATGCTGCTGGGCGGATGACGTCGGAACAGTGTGCGGGCATACATTGTACTAACGTTGGAACATTGTTGGAGCAGATGTCGATGTAATGTCTGAGCAGTGTCAGCGCAAACGTGGGACCAGCGTATAAGGGGCAGATGTTGCTCAAATGTTGGAATGCTGCTGGGCAGATGATATCGGAAGAGTGTGTGGGCATACATTGTACTAACATTGGAACATTGTTGGAACAGATGTTGCTGTAACGTCTGAGCAGTGTCAGAGCGAACGTGGGACCAGTATGGGGGAGATGTTGCTTAAATGTCGGAACAATGTTAGGGAGACGTGAGACC
This portion of the Ornithodoros turicata isolate Travis chromosome 3, ASM3712646v1, whole genome shotgun sequence genome encodes:
- the LOC135387034 gene encoding uncharacterized protein LOC135387034 translates to MHLHSYSWLLCKCSCLTMTCIASVNKLCISDVSAYEQATRECENLRYITDLSQSSDCGDSPAAPIRAASDSEDEWRDEEPNSNSLGASPGEAQRHASSRRGSLASAHFMSGSVQSDIADKLLRVNARFHKKVLGHLERQMEEIRNNREEIRHLKIMLQQKKHSSAVVIGNIEGMPQLPLQTMDEFDNMESFITEDNNFSAVVQSLRSVGGHTPKDLTRRIIRQLFSKEVASVLVYTARQPNKREFQVTKICQAVFMAVRTTYTNATNLEIREEIAKQFRQAPGDLRKRKRPEPPVGLNLP